A single window of Bufo bufo chromosome 10, aBufBuf1.1, whole genome shotgun sequence DNA harbors:
- the CMTR2 gene encoding cap-specific mRNA (nucleoside-2'-O-)-methyltransferase 2 has protein sequence MLSCDFPPEVQSLFEKRFTYKKEQDWSLPATSEVLSSDHKEFSHLLSLKESLNKVKNLLSDKKLDDWHRHTSFTNKAGKIVPEARRYANAELCTQAWCKFHEIVCTYPLLPDTALWISELNTLHLCEAPGAFISSLNHYLKTQEVRCDWNWVANTLNPYHEANDGLVMIADDRLIANTLPWWYFGPDNTGDIMSSKYLDGLQRFISNMSSVHLVTADGSFDCQGNPGEQETLVYPLHYCEVVTCLATLGPGGSFVLKMFTLFQHSSINLMYLLNCCFQTVHLIKPGTSKAGNSEVYVVCLGYVGKDTIQGHLEKMIAHLGADVGVKSLFPHHFLPESFLQCHQDCCTYFYELQTQTILENLQLFSHMSEEDNLRLKLLREASVSYYMQKFQIAFIPKKHWLVRKPQVGCSFNTRWVGTRNRRTDTYNERKQLEALSWHEKVSQGYFTSFLEDHVDGDLGRGCFLEGSSCELRHEDWYFLQGPRHSRIQSSSFCDCDLLKKYNESIEQGSIVSLASLSCPSCPLQPAGDVVSSLLELVQNGHHVLVCGAYPVFEVLHQRQLSLGFLECPPLQQPVSLLHDGDPAYQQQLLSLILQAFQQLQAGDSFLLPILSSLTRFTAGIVYILCHCFQIISFSCPTSHLTYGTNAVLFCCGYHPLPSPVLQSLHHLKQLVEELVSSASPQQVLEFVPMEELLKGPFLEFLWDLNSTIIRRSLHVIGLHEQEKTFSDKRSVRASEQTGEQK, from the coding sequence ATGTTGAGCTGTGACTTCCCTCCTGAGGTCCAGAGTCTGTTTGAGAAACGATTCACATACAAGAAGGAGCAGGACTGGAGTCTGCCTGCAACCTCAGAGGTCCTGAGCTCTGACCACAAGGAGTTCAGTCACCTCCTCTCCTTGAAGGAGTCTCTGAACAAGGTGAAGAACCTTCTGAGTGATAAGAAGCTGGACGACTGGCACCGACACACGTCCTTCACAAACAAAGCCGGGAAGATTGTGCCCGAGGCCCGGAGATATGCCAATGCTGAGCTCTGCACTCAGGCCTGGTGTAAGTTCCATGAGATTGTATGCACCTACCCGCTGCTGCCCGACACGGCGCTCTGGATCTCTGAGCTGAACACCCTGCATCTGTGTGAGGCCCCCGGGGCCTTCATCTCCAGCCTCAACCACTACCTGAAAACTCAGGAAGTGCGCTGCGACTGGAACTGGGTGGCCAACACTCTAAACCCGTACCATGAGGCCAACGATGGTCTGGTGATGATCGCCGATGACCGCCTGATTGCAAATACCTTACCCTGGTGGTACTTTGGACCAGACAACACTGGAGACATCATGAGCAGCAAGTACCTGGACGGATTACAGAGGTTTATCAGTAATATGTCCTCTGTTCATCTGGTTACAGCAGACGGCAGTTTTGACTGTCAGGGAAACCCTGGAGAACAGGAGACACTTGTCTACCCTCTGCACTACTGTGAGGTGGTGACCTGTTTGGCAACTCTGGGCCCCGGGGGATCCTTTGTCCTGAAGATGTTCACCCTTTTCCAGCATTCTTCCATCAATCTCATGTACCTTCTTAATTGCTGCTTCCAGACAGTCCACTTGATAAAACCTGGCACCAGCAAGGCCGGAAACTCTGAGGTGTATGTGGTGTGCTTGGGCTATGTAGGTAAGGACACCATCCAGGGGCATCTGGAGAAGATGATTGCCCATCTTGGGGCAGATGTTGGAGTAAAGTCCCTGTTTCCTCACCACTTCCTCCCGGAGTCGTTCCTGCAGTGTCACCAGGACTGCTGCACTTACTTTTATGAGCTTCAGACACAAACCATCCTGGAAAACCTGCAGCTTTTCTCACACATGAGTGAGGAGGACAATCTGCGGCTGAAGCTGCTGCGGGAGGCTTCTGTGTCCTATTACATGCAGAAATTCCAGATTGCGTTCATACCTAAAAAACATTGGCTGGTCCGGAAGCCGCAAGTCGGCTGCAGTTTCAACACACGGTGGGTGGGAACTCGTAACCGCCGCACAGATACTTACAATGAGAGGAAGCAGCTGGAAGCACTTAGCTGGCATGAGAAGGTCTCTCAGGGATACTTCACCTCCTTCTTGGAAGACCATGTGGATGGGGACCTGGGCAGAGGCTGCTTTCTGGAAGGGTCGAGCTGTGAGCTGAGACACGAGGACTGGTACTTCCTTCAAGGGCCGCGACACTCAAGGATCCAGAGCTCCTCGTTCTGTGACTGTGATCTTCTAAAGAAATACAATGAAAGCATCGAGCAAGGCTCCATCGTGTCCCTGGCATCGCTCTCCTGTCCTTCCTGTCCCCTCCAGCCTGCAGGAGATGTAGTGTCATCATTGTTGGAGCTGGTACAGAATGGGCATCATGTTCTGGTCTGTGGGGCTTATCCAGTGTTTGAGGTTCTTCACCAGAGACAGTTGTCTTTAGGATTTCTTGAATGTCCTCCTCTGCAGCAGCCCGTATCTCTCCTTCATGATGGGGATCCGGCCTACCAGCAGCAGCTCCTCTCCTTGATTTTGCAGGCATTTCAGCAGTTACAGGCAGGTGACTCTTTCCTCCTTCCAATTCTGTCCTCGCTCACCCGCTTTACTGCTGGCATTGTGTACATATTGTGCCATTGCTTTCAGATCATCAGCTTCTCGTGTCCCACCAGCCATCTAACCTACGGAACCAATGCTGTCCTTTTTTGCTGTGGTTACCATCCGCTTCCCAGTCCCGTCCTCCAGAGCCTTCACCATCTAAAGCAGCTGGTGGAAGAACTGGTGAGCTCTGCGTCTCCTCAGCAGGTTCTGGAGTTTGTACCCATGGAAGAACTTCTGAAAGGCCCTTTTCTGGAATTCTTATGGGACCTGAATTCCACAATTATCAGACGCAGCCTCCATGTAATTGGACTCCATGAGCAAGAAAAGACATTTTCGGACAAAAGATCTGTCCGGGCTTCAGAGCAGACAGGAGAACAAAAGTGA